From the Leptospira sp. WS60.C2 genome, one window contains:
- a CDS encoding N-acetylmuramoyl-L-alanine amidase: MWIPISLYSEPNFRIVIDPGHGGVAKDPKSIHGDKYDSVTQTYLETYKQGTEHGSVTERKVVLDLAKEVHRILKLTETEAGWKEFEGYLKLFSKKNEFTRVKFTSHLTRESSFDDDVSSDDPNAPYRLYDFPDPKTSVRKKGRLSKINEQRPHLVLSLHLNPASKGQKGGMAAVLTPGYKTFSLLKKISEKEKSPNSFIKSAWSDWLVFQSGWSKLENATADTWIYLHGYWSKKNGKETDLSKFEGYRQNMISWRYADDPNWEKKIGNKGPYAKSHEDFVPSGKFWEREMGKKEEWRREGGKEGFGGDNHYVTKELMRFVQYGLPIQLKEKNSAYPELGPIQKPYISTYSLPTYTNALCAFIEIGYVNRSRDIKYLTQNKKETAISLAVGIYSLFVGLEVKKNPNLPYNPKGKKVNWERYENYFDEVIESKP, encoded by the coding sequence ATTTGGATTCCGATCTCCTTGTATTCGGAACCAAACTTTCGAATTGTGATCGATCCAGGGCATGGCGGTGTTGCGAAGGATCCAAAATCAATTCACGGTGACAAATACGATAGTGTAACGCAAACCTATTTAGAAACATACAAACAAGGGACAGAACATGGAAGTGTCACCGAAAGAAAAGTAGTTCTAGACCTTGCCAAAGAAGTACATCGCATTCTCAAGTTAACAGAAACAGAAGCGGGTTGGAAAGAGTTTGAAGGTTATCTAAAACTATTTTCAAAAAAAAACGAATTCACTCGAGTGAAATTCACAAGCCACCTAACAAGAGAATCATCATTTGATGACGATGTTAGTTCTGACGATCCTAATGCTCCCTATCGACTCTACGACTTTCCAGATCCAAAAACAAGTGTGAGAAAAAAAGGTCGGCTCTCCAAAATCAATGAACAAAGACCCCATTTAGTTTTATCCCTCCATTTAAACCCAGCAAGTAAGGGCCAAAAGGGTGGAATGGCGGCGGTTCTCACACCTGGTTATAAAACCTTCTCTCTATTAAAGAAAATTTCAGAAAAAGAAAAATCTCCCAATTCTTTTATAAAAAGTGCCTGGTCAGATTGGCTCGTGTTTCAATCTGGCTGGAGTAAGTTGGAGAATGCTACTGCTGACACTTGGATTTATCTCCACGGATATTGGTCCAAAAAAAATGGGAAAGAGACGGATCTTTCTAAGTTTGAAGGATATCGCCAAAATATGATTAGTTGGAGATATGCAGACGATCCCAATTGGGAAAAAAAGATAGGGAATAAAGGACCTTATGCAAAGTCTCATGAAGACTTCGTTCCTTCAGGAAAGTTTTGGGAACGGGAGATGGGAAAAAAAGAAGAATGGAGAAGGGAAGGAGGGAAAGAAGGTTTTGGTGGGGATAACCATTATGTGACTAAGGAACTCATGCGTTTTGTTCAATATGGACTACCGATCCAACTCAAAGAAAAAAATTCTGCCTACCCAGAACTGGGTCCAATTCAAAAACCATACATTTCTACCTATAGTTTGCCTACATATACAAATGCACTTTGTGCTTTTATTGAAATTGGTTACGTGAATCGGAGTCGTGATATCAAGTATTTAACACAAAATAAAAAGGAAACTGCCATTTCCTTAGCCGTTGGAATTTATTCCTTATTTGTTGGTCTTGAAGTGAAAAAAAATCCAAACCTTCCATACAACCCCAAGGGGAAAAAGGTGAATTGGGAACGTTACGAAAATTATTTTGATGAAGTGATTGAATCCAAACCATGA
- a CDS encoding PaaI family thioesterase, whose translation MKSVAKKNLSFASSPDNADGLQLKITFDEDTKTAFGDYTCPEKYQGLPDQIHPGIISTILDEIMVKINEAMNFETTTGELTIRFLQPAKVNEPLHLRGWFVKKNKKIIENRAEIENEIGKIVARGKGKYIEAED comes from the coding sequence ATGAAATCCGTTGCGAAAAAAAATCTCAGCTTTGCCTCCTCTCCGGACAATGCAGACGGGTTGCAGTTAAAAATCACATTCGACGAAGACACAAAAACTGCCTTCGGTGATTACACCTGCCCCGAAAAATACCAGGGTTTACCAGATCAAATCCACCCAGGGATCATTTCAACAATCCTAGATGAGATCATGGTCAAGATCAATGAAGCGATGAATTTCGAAACCACAACAGGGGAACTTACCATTCGTTTCCTACAACCTGCCAAGGTCAATGAACCTCTCCACTTACGCGGATGGTTTGTGAAAAAGAATAAAAAAATCATCGAAAACCGTGCTGAAATTGAAAATGAGATCGGCAAAATAGTGGCCCGCGGAAAAGGTAAATATATCGAAGCAGAAGACTGA
- a CDS encoding ATP-binding cassette domain-containing protein — MLTYFPLEIQGACPMCQSFTIQNVFYRYPSQIEPVFHAINLHFSPGWTGIVGKNGSGKSTLAKLITREILPDNGKILGSSEVSYLSQGTEITEEELFSFLYEDSHQTGFWKSLLQIKIQTPEHYEWQSLGEKRRTKLAIALSKETEVLILDEPTNHLDAHNREIIRNAMFAYKGIGILISHDRTLLDDLIHSCVFLDPPHAAQRPGTYSDGKREIERERKETLHKWEIVKAERKQLEKEWKKRKEEARLSHKHRSKKGLDLYDHDGRGKINLARVSGKDGQAGRLTHQIERRTERLRIQEMEILDSLSKKETIGISFKDVSFVKKTYLSLDEDKIHFEFLTFSLDSCFHLHSESKIAITGNNGGGKSTLLQFLAHQLERKAISTLYLPQEFSKEDLRKLSKEFQTLSEEKKANVLSAIHRLGSDPKQFLASERLSPGEGKKLFLALHLEETPEVVLLDEPTNHLDLNSVEALETSLSRLGQSLVVVSHDRTFLQRIAKEEWVLENLRLTQKHLDRI; from the coding sequence ATGCTTACCTATTTCCCTTTGGAAATCCAAGGAGCGTGCCCTATGTGCCAATCATTTACCATTCAAAATGTTTTTTATCGTTACCCGTCTCAAATCGAGCCAGTCTTTCATGCCATCAACTTGCATTTCTCTCCTGGATGGACTGGAATTGTTGGGAAAAATGGAAGTGGGAAGTCAACACTTGCCAAACTCATCACTCGTGAAATCTTACCAGACAATGGAAAGATTCTTGGTTCTTCTGAAGTAAGTTACCTATCGCAAGGAACAGAGATTACAGAAGAAGAACTCTTTTCCTTTTTGTATGAAGATTCCCATCAAACCGGTTTTTGGAAAAGTCTGTTACAAATCAAAATACAAACTCCGGAACATTATGAGTGGCAAAGTTTGGGAGAAAAACGTCGTACAAAACTTGCGATTGCTCTTTCAAAAGAAACGGAGGTTTTGATTTTAGATGAACCGACAAACCATTTGGATGCACACAATCGCGAGATCATAAGAAATGCAATGTTCGCCTACAAGGGAATTGGGATTCTCATCAGCCACGATCGAACTCTGTTAGATGATCTGATCCATTCTTGTGTGTTTTTAGACCCACCGCATGCCGCACAAAGGCCTGGAACCTATTCCGATGGAAAGCGGGAGATCGAAAGAGAAAGAAAGGAAACCCTCCACAAGTGGGAGATTGTGAAGGCAGAACGAAAACAATTGGAGAAGGAGTGGAAGAAGCGAAAAGAGGAAGCCAGGTTATCTCATAAACATCGCTCGAAGAAAGGTTTGGATTTGTATGATCACGATGGTCGAGGGAAAATCAATTTAGCAAGAGTGAGCGGAAAAGATGGTCAGGCAGGACGTCTCACTCACCAGATAGAAAGGCGAACAGAACGTTTAAGAATCCAAGAAATGGAAATTTTAGATTCACTGTCTAAAAAAGAAACGATAGGTATCAGCTTTAAAGACGTTTCGTTTGTCAAAAAAACCTATCTTTCGTTAGATGAAGATAAAATCCATTTTGAGTTTCTCACTTTCTCTCTAGACAGTTGTTTCCATCTTCATTCTGAATCCAAAATTGCCATTACGGGAAATAATGGTGGAGGGAAGTCGACACTTCTTCAATTTTTAGCACACCAATTGGAAAGAAAAGCTATATCGACTCTGTATCTTCCTCAGGAATTTTCAAAGGAAGATTTGAGAAAACTTTCAAAAGAATTTCAAACTCTTTCAGAAGAGAAAAAAGCAAATGTTCTTTCTGCCATTCATCGGCTTGGCAGTGATCCCAAACAATTTTTGGCATCAGAGCGTTTGAGTCCAGGGGAAGGGAAAAAACTGTTTCTCGCCCTTCATTTAGAAGAGACACCGGAGGTAGTGCTCTTAGACGAACCAACGAATCATTTGGATCTAAATTCTGTGGAGGCATTGGAAACTTCTTTGTCCCGTCTCGGACAATCACTGGTAGTGGTAAGTCATGACAGAACCTTTCTCCAGAGAATCGCAAAAGAGGAGTGGGTTTTGGAAAACTTAAGACTCACACAAAAACATCTAGACAGAATCTAA
- a CDS encoding peroxiredoxin, whose protein sequence is MPQVTSHAPDFKATAVIGDSFKEIKLSDYKGKWVVLFFYPLDFTFVCPTEIIEYDAKLEDFKKIGAEVLGVSVDSEFSHLAWKKTPKKEGGIGEIKYPLIADKTKEIAKSFGVLIESGPDAGVALRGTFIIDPQGIIRQATINDLPVGRNIEEALRLIKAFQFVEKHGEVCPANWDEGKKTMKADPTGSKAYFSSVN, encoded by the coding sequence ATGCCACAAGTGACATCACATGCCCCTGATTTTAAAGCAACAGCAGTGATCGGGGACAGTTTCAAAGAAATCAAATTATCCGATTACAAAGGAAAATGGGTGGTTCTCTTTTTCTATCCACTTGATTTTACTTTCGTATGTCCAACAGAGATCATTGAATACGATGCAAAACTCGAAGATTTCAAAAAGATCGGCGCTGAGGTTTTGGGAGTTTCTGTTGATAGTGAATTTTCACACTTAGCTTGGAAAAAAACGCCTAAAAAAGAAGGTGGTATTGGTGAGATCAAATATCCACTCATTGCTGACAAAACAAAAGAAATTGCAAAGTCTTTTGGTGTTCTCATTGAGTCTGGTCCAGATGCAGGAGTTGCTCTTAGAGGAACTTTCATCATCGACCCACAAGGTATCATCCGCCAAGCAACTATTAACGACCTACCAGTAGGACGTAACATTGAAGAAGCACTCAGACTCATCAAAGCGTTCCAATTCGTGGAAAAACATGGTGAAGTTTGCCCTGCAAACTGGGATGAAGGAAAGAAAACGATGAAAGCAGATCCTACAGGATCAAAAGCTTATTTCTCTTCCGTCAACTAA
- the sufB gene encoding Fe-S cluster assembly protein SufB, translating to MESTTITETSNVEFYKPDNFPKGLTRKVVESISHIKNEPSWLCEFRLKAFQVYEEKPMPAWGFIPQFQINIDDYVHYVGSNQKKKKSWDEVDPEILRSFEKLGIPEHERKYLAGIETMNDSETIYANVKKELTDLGIIFCDIDTAIREYPELVREYLGTVVTIGDNKFSALNSCVFSGGSFAYIPKGVKTPMPLQAYFKVTAASSGQYERTLLIADEGAHLEYSEGCTSVQDKGTNFHTAVVELVAKKNSKIFYTTIQNWKKNMYNWTVKRGLCEESAHITWTDCNIGANTIKYPGIILQGDHSTGDVLSLAFAGNGQVQDTGARIIHVGKNTRSNILAKGVALDGGINSYRGLVKFEPSSKGSYSHIKCDGLMMDNRSQSHAYPYNDVSGEEGTLNYEATVSKIDDDQLFYLQSRGMSEDDAKLLIINGFCEGVTKHLDVEYSVEMTKLIRMILEDGKVIAET from the coding sequence ATGGAATCTACAACGATCACAGAAACGTCCAATGTTGAATTTTACAAACCAGATAATTTTCCGAAAGGACTGACTCGAAAGGTTGTAGAATCCATCTCCCATATTAAAAATGAACCAAGTTGGTTGTGTGAGTTTCGTCTGAAAGCCTTTCAGGTGTATGAAGAAAAACCAATGCCAGCCTGGGGATTCATTCCTCAATTCCAAATCAACATAGATGATTATGTGCACTATGTTGGCTCGAACCAAAAAAAGAAAAAATCTTGGGATGAAGTGGATCCTGAAATCTTACGTAGTTTTGAAAAACTAGGCATTCCAGAACACGAACGGAAATACCTGGCTGGAATCGAAACCATGAATGATTCCGAAACGATCTATGCCAATGTGAAAAAAGAACTCACAGATTTAGGCATTATCTTTTGTGACATCGACACCGCCATTCGGGAATATCCAGAGCTCGTTCGTGAGTATTTGGGAACGGTAGTCACCATCGGCGATAACAAATTTTCCGCACTCAATTCCTGTGTATTCAGTGGGGGTTCGTTTGCCTACATCCCCAAGGGAGTGAAAACTCCTATGCCACTCCAAGCATACTTTAAAGTGACAGCCGCAAGCTCTGGACAATATGAACGAACACTTCTCATTGCCGATGAGGGAGCTCATTTGGAATACAGTGAAGGTTGTACGTCTGTCCAAGATAAGGGTACGAATTTCCATACAGCCGTTGTGGAGCTTGTTGCCAAAAAGAATTCAAAGATATTTTATACCACCATCCAAAACTGGAAAAAGAATATGTACAACTGGACCGTAAAACGTGGTTTATGCGAAGAAAGTGCTCACATCACGTGGACAGATTGTAACATCGGCGCTAATACGATCAAATACCCTGGAATTATTTTACAAGGGGATCATTCCACTGGGGATGTTTTATCTCTTGCTTTTGCAGGAAACGGTCAGGTGCAGGACACCGGAGCTCGCATTATCCATGTGGGTAAAAACACTCGGTCCAATATTTTGGCAAAAGGTGTGGCACTCGATGGAGGAATTAATTCCTACCGTGGTCTTGTGAAGTTTGAACCTTCCAGTAAAGGATCTTATAGCCACATCAAATGTGATGGGCTCATGATGGACAATCGTTCCCAGTCTCATGCCTATCCTTACAACGATGTGTCAGGAGAAGAGGGAACCTTAAATTACGAAGCCACCGTGTCCAAAATCGACGATGACCAATTGTTCTATTTACAATCTCGTGGGATGTCGGAAGACGATGCGAAACTTCTCATCATCAATGGATTTTGTGAAGGTGTCACAAAACACTTAGATGTGGAATACTCTGTGGAAATGACTAAGCTCATTCGAATGATTCTCGAAGACGGAAAAGTCATCGCAGAAACCTAA
- a CDS encoding transmembrane 220 family protein gives MKVFSLVCVPIFFLFAYLQLNDPDPYVWFPLYALVGILAFVRFFRVLPKWIGSILIPCYLLLSLYYGTQAPYFGMEVEEVRECLGLLIASASLWILIFKK, from the coding sequence ATGAAAGTTTTCTCCCTTGTTTGTGTTCCTATTTTCTTTCTCTTTGCTTACTTACAATTGAACGATCCAGATCCGTACGTTTGGTTTCCTCTGTATGCTCTTGTAGGGATTCTTGCATTCGTTCGTTTTTTTAGAGTTTTGCCGAAATGGATCGGAAGCATTCTCATTCCTTGCTACCTACTCCTATCACTCTATTACGGAACACAAGCCCCGTATTTTGGAATGGAAGTGGAAGAAGTCAGAGAATGCCTAGGCTTACTCATTGCAAGCGCTAGTCTTTGGATTCTGATTTTTAAGAAATAA
- a CDS encoding sorbosone dehydrogenase family protein, translated as MKLKISLCLSVFLVFLSSLSCDDLGRKILKTFNKKYETDGKVLGSKPIFVGPDAKRKQLSVSLQEVLKAKEPTDIQFPPGDSSFLYVLEKAGDLILFDREKKTKRVLHTFPVITDSEEGLLGLTFHPKYPKTPKVYTHTVISSAGKDMTIIAEWDVETPNSFDTMALRNERVLLQVEQPYPNHNGGQITFGPDGYLYIGLGDGGWRADPKNHGQNPNTLLGSILRISPMPDPTGKKPYSIPQDNPFVGKPGYLPEIFAYGIRNPWKMSFSPDGRLIAADVGQDAYEEVDMILSGKNYGWNQTEGFHCFTDGCNPTLYQSPFYEYGRDDGQSITGGYVYFGSAIPELKGKYIFGDFIQGKIWAIDLPKPGENSKITDAISLGKWNLLIPSFGQDSDGEIFVADYQSGTIYKMVKP; from the coding sequence ATGAAACTCAAAATCTCCCTTTGTTTGTCCGTTTTTCTCGTTTTTCTTTCTTCCCTTTCTTGCGATGACCTTGGCCGTAAGATCTTAAAAACATTTAACAAAAAGTATGAAACAGATGGCAAAGTCCTAGGATCGAAACCAATCTTTGTGGGACCTGATGCCAAAAGAAAACAACTCTCAGTTTCCCTCCAAGAAGTCCTAAAAGCAAAAGAACCAACCGACATCCAATTTCCACCTGGCGACAGTTCCTTTTTATATGTTTTGGAAAAAGCAGGGGACTTAATTCTCTTTGATCGAGAAAAAAAGACGAAACGAGTGTTACATACATTTCCTGTCATCACAGATAGTGAAGAGGGCCTTCTTGGTCTCACCTTTCACCCGAAGTATCCCAAAACACCAAAGGTGTATACACACACAGTCATCTCCTCTGCTGGTAAGGATATGACAATCATTGCCGAATGGGACGTGGAAACTCCGAACTCCTTTGATACCATGGCACTTAGAAACGAACGTGTGTTACTCCAAGTCGAACAACCATATCCAAATCATAACGGAGGGCAAATAACCTTTGGACCTGATGGTTACTTGTACATTGGACTCGGGGATGGAGGCTGGAGAGCCGATCCGAAAAACCACGGTCAAAATCCCAACACACTCCTCGGATCGATTTTACGAATTTCACCGATGCCTGACCCCACTGGTAAAAAACCATACTCGATTCCCCAAGACAATCCTTTCGTAGGGAAACCTGGGTATCTCCCTGAAATTTTTGCTTATGGAATTCGAAATCCTTGGAAGATGAGTTTTTCACCTGACGGACGTTTGATTGCCGCAGATGTGGGGCAAGATGCTTACGAAGAGGTAGATATGATTTTGTCAGGTAAAAATTACGGATGGAACCAAACAGAAGGATTCCATTGTTTTACGGATGGTTGTAATCCTACCCTCTACCAATCTCCCTTTTATGAATACGGAAGAGACGATGGTCAGTCCATTACAGGTGGGTATGTCTATTTCGGATCCGCCATACCTGAGTTAAAGGGTAAATACATATTTGGTGATTTTATCCAAGGCAAAATTTGGGCAATCGATCTACCAAAGCCAGGAGAGAATTCAAAAATCACGGATGCCATTTCTCTTGGAAAATGGAACTTACTCATTCCTAGTTTCGGGCAGGACAGCGACGGAGAGATCTTTGTGGCTGACTATCAATCCGGAACCATTTACAAAATGGTAAAGCCGTAA
- a CDS encoding LTA synthase family protein, which produces MKKLFSHIPFYIRFHLILAGLGIVFLTIYRVAFFLMYSYRMNDKSFWIILKAFVKGARFDISVLCVLLGFSLVYSSLHFLNRNRVYRAVWRTLPVVFIILLLFLLIADLIYYENGNKHLGYEAFAYLGFEMLPLVGSAFSQNPFLFLLGIVVIGGIGFGIYKIQSKFPYSHVNLHYKWAGLQFLVVLALLVLGIRGGIQTSPLRTSDAIITKETIINDLVLNPGFTVITDLKMTKVDDRHYMKLSDATSIIRKEVSYPGSEFISEEYPLLRKTTIQSEKPLPHIVVIVLEGWTGKFIDIIGSGKVEGKVVTPYFNQLIRQGMFFKNFFASGGRTTNGLMALMGGIPDRPGLTAVRTPQILNRFSGLGNIAKTIGYETLFVTGTDLSFNNKGSIMYHWGFDTLVGKQELEKNPEYKTGPWSYLDEASLDAMHKRLLTIKPGKPIVSVIHTGTTHYPYKVPDEKFRLFGKDTQDSEYLNVLHYADFAVNEYMEKAKKAPYFKDTVFFFVSDHSHHRFLNYYEDRNVPLLIYAPGKIKPEIREDITSQLDLIPTILGFMEREVYFSVMGRDLRKVKGDSAYFAYGNIFGWIEDDFLYYQSVSGGQGETKTIKEPFVDLGLCYKDINLCNKHAEKTKAYLNMGDELLKSNKLFPSESVLSEIKSNTKY; this is translated from the coding sequence ATGAAAAAATTGTTTTCCCATATTCCTTTTTACATCCGGTTTCATCTGATACTCGCAGGACTTGGAATTGTATTTTTAACCATTTACCGCGTCGCTTTTTTTCTCATGTATTCCTATCGCATGAATGACAAATCGTTTTGGATCATTCTGAAAGCATTTGTGAAAGGTGCAAGATTCGATATTTCCGTCTTATGTGTGTTACTTGGATTTAGTCTGGTTTACTCCTCTCTTCATTTTTTAAATCGAAATCGAGTGTATAGGGCAGTTTGGCGAACCCTTCCTGTTGTATTTATCATCTTACTTTTGTTTTTACTCATAGCCGATCTCATCTACTATGAAAATGGAAACAAACACTTGGGATACGAAGCCTTTGCATACTTAGGTTTTGAAATGTTGCCTCTTGTGGGCTCTGCTTTCTCGCAAAATCCATTTCTGTTTTTACTTGGAATTGTGGTCATCGGTGGCATTGGGTTTGGAATTTATAAAATCCAATCCAAGTTTCCATATTCACATGTGAACTTGCATTACAAATGGGCGGGGCTACAATTTCTTGTGGTGCTTGCTTTGTTAGTTCTAGGAATTCGAGGTGGGATCCAAACAAGCCCCCTTCGCACAAGTGATGCGATCATAACGAAAGAAACCATCATCAATGATTTGGTATTGAACCCTGGTTTTACCGTCATCACGGATCTCAAAATGACTAAGGTAGATGATCGACATTACATGAAGTTATCGGATGCAACTTCTATCATCAGAAAGGAAGTGTCTTATCCTGGATCCGAATTCATAAGTGAAGAATATCCTCTCCTTCGTAAAACGACCATTCAATCCGAAAAACCACTTCCTCACATTGTCGTTATCGTTCTCGAAGGTTGGACGGGAAAGTTCATTGATATCATTGGTTCAGGCAAAGTGGAAGGGAAGGTGGTCACACCTTATTTCAACCAACTCATCCGCCAAGGTATGTTCTTTAAGAATTTTTTTGCTAGTGGGGGAAGAACAACAAATGGACTTATGGCACTGATGGGCGGAATTCCTGACAGGCCTGGTCTAACGGCTGTCAGAACCCCCCAAATTTTAAATCGTTTTTCAGGGCTTGGTAATATTGCCAAAACCATTGGGTATGAAACTCTTTTTGTTACCGGAACTGATTTAAGTTTTAACAATAAAGGGAGTATCATGTACCACTGGGGTTTTGATACTCTTGTGGGAAAACAGGAACTAGAAAAAAATCCAGAATACAAAACCGGTCCTTGGAGTTATCTAGACGAAGCTTCTTTGGATGCAATGCATAAACGATTGTTAACGATTAAACCAGGAAAACCAATTGTTTCTGTCATTCATACTGGAACGACCCATTACCCTTATAAGGTGCCCGATGAAAAATTTCGTTTGTTTGGGAAAGACACACAAGATAGTGAATACTTGAATGTTCTACATTACGCTGACTTTGCAGTGAATGAGTATATGGAAAAAGCAAAAAAAGCACCTTATTTCAAAGACACTGTTTTCTTTTTCGTGTCAGACCATAGCCATCACCGTTTTCTCAATTATTATGAAGATCGAAATGTTCCTCTACTGATCTATGCACCGGGCAAAATCAAACCAGAAATCAGAGAAGACATCACATCCCAACTCGATTTAATTCCTACTATCCTTGGGTTTATGGAACGAGAAGTTTATTTTAGTGTGATGGGTCGTGATTTACGAAAGGTAAAAGGTGATTCCGCTTACTTTGCGTATGGAAATATATTTGGTTGGATAGAGGATGATTTTTTATATTACCAATCAGTTTCAGGCGGACAAGGGGAAACCAAAACCATCAAAGAACCATTTGTCGATCTTGGACTTTGTTACAAGGATATCAATCTTTGCAATAAACACGCTGAAAAAACAAAAGCTTATTTGAATATGGGAGACGAACTCCTGAAGTCGAACAAATTGTTCCCTTCGGAATCCGTCTTAAGTGAAATCAAATCTAATACCAAGTATTAG
- a CDS encoding sterol desaturase family protein — MNSDAFMEYAFIVMVALIGIEIFVSYMKGKQFYRLNVLIADVSTGVIFALIGVVILLGALYVYDIVEKNYSLSALGYHFFPLESPFQFSPSFVVNWHALGAWTFSVIFADFIYYWFHRHCHEINLFWATHVTHHSTQEMNLSVAFRGNGLQRVFEYTYFLAMALLGIPWAMFLLSHRILKVYQFVVHTRFIGKLGILEEFMVTPSNHRVHHGTQRKYLDRNHGGIFIIWDRMFGSFEWETDEPIYGLTKPVNSFNPITVNLHVFKDMLFQIFKCKSIGDVFKTIFGPPGWKPSYLLTPDDVFKEPAYTEKYDPKPPMGVMVYVALQAAVLMAVGLVIWKVAKINLEQDMTTLAILSAVIIFSLFSIDRTMEMKRWSRRTEVVRNVLFIIAFVLTLLYSNIPNIAMFAIPLIGLSLVSLLWIILKRKTFFDLSNISNTWY; from the coding sequence ATGAATAGCGATGCCTTTATGGAATACGCCTTTATCGTCATGGTCGCACTGATCGGTATTGAAATTTTTGTCTCTTATATGAAGGGCAAACAATTTTACCGTTTGAATGTTCTCATAGCTGATGTTAGCACGGGTGTCATTTTTGCACTCATTGGAGTGGTGATCTTACTCGGTGCCTTATATGTTTATGATATCGTCGAAAAGAATTATTCTTTGTCTGCACTTGGTTATCATTTTTTCCCGTTAGAAAGTCCGTTCCAGTTTTCTCCTAGTTTTGTCGTCAATTGGCATGCTCTTGGGGCTTGGACCTTCTCTGTTATTTTTGCCGATTTTATCTACTATTGGTTTCACAGGCATTGCCATGAAATCAATTTATTTTGGGCAACCCATGTTACTCACCACTCCACACAAGAGATGAACCTTTCGGTTGCCTTTCGAGGGAATGGTTTGCAAAGGGTATTCGAATACACCTACTTTCTTGCGATGGCTCTTCTTGGAATCCCATGGGCAATGTTTTTACTGAGCCACCGAATCCTGAAAGTGTATCAATTTGTGGTGCACACGCGTTTTATCGGAAAGTTGGGAATTTTGGAAGAGTTTATGGTAACTCCTTCGAATCACAGAGTCCACCATGGAACCCAAAGGAAATACCTAGACCGTAACCACGGTGGAATCTTCATCATTTGGGACAGAATGTTTGGTTCCTTTGAATGGGAAACGGATGAACCGATTTATGGTTTAACTAAACCAGTCAATTCTTTTAACCCGATCACTGTCAACTTACACGTGTTCAAAGATATGCTATTTCAAATCTTCAAATGTAAGTCGATTGGAGATGTATTTAAAACGATTTTTGGACCGCCAGGTTGGAAACCAAGTTACTTACTAACTCCAGATGATGTTTTTAAGGAACCTGCTTATACTGAAAAATATGATCCGAAACCTCCAATGGGCGTGATGGTCTATGTGGCGTTACAAGCGGCAGTGCTTATGGCAGTAGGACTTGTGATTTGGAAGGTGGCAAAAATCAATTTGGAACAAGATATGACAACGCTTGCCATTTTGTCAGCAGTCATCATCTTTAGTCTCTTTTCCATTGATCGCACGATGGAAATGAAACGTTGGTCAAGACGAACAGAGGTAGTGCGCAATGTGCTCTTCATCATTGCCTTTGTTCTCACTCTTCTTTATTCCAATATTCCAAACATCGCGATGTTTGCAATTCCACTCATTGGTCTTTCGCTTGTATCCTTACTTTGGATCATTCTCAAACGAAAAACCTTCTTTGATTTGAGTAATATTTCTAATACTTGGTATTAG